A window of the Nibribacter ruber genome harbors these coding sequences:
- a CDS encoding ComEA family DNA-binding protein: MKRFWLVFLVLALKQLSSWAQEVPRPAVDVELLVQELFAEQTDENAVAYEDLYETLLQYYRQPLDLNMATREELRGLWLLSEAQISALLQHIADNGRLLTLYELQAVPTFDMITIRRLLPFVTVQSLGQVGQKTWAERLRQAENHSLLLRYDRTVQERKGYTPPEGRSLTRYMGSPDKYLLRYRLSQPKDFSFGITAEKDAGEQFTWRSGQRQYGFDFYSFHAQLYDRGSFKTIAVGDYQLQFGQGLLLSSGLGVGKGSETITTVRRSQLGIRPHTSAMETNFFRGMGATHRWRRVHTTLFYSNRKVDATVNEEVEQEAEGLSEVGLAGSIQTSGLHRTPTELENRQRAREQVAGGDVTYRNPTQTLGIGLTALVTHYNINLQKRPEPYNQYTFSGRQNTGVGVHYSYLWQNFNFFGETARSDNGGVGTVNGLLASLSERVEMAFVYRYYARDFQSLYGNAFGESSRNQNEAGFYTGLKLKLSTRWQLTAFYDRFSFPWLRYRVDAPSDGQEYLLRLQFVPSKTTLLYVQFQEERKARNETVEGEALALVSETRAQRMLMLLDVSPLPSLRLRSRLQMSQFEQSGKVEKGYLMAQDATWERNKTRLSARYSLFDTDGYDARQYAPEQDVLFAFSIPVFTGQGTHVYFLAQQQLSRQLDMWFKLSHTHYRNQDTVSSGLEEIQGPRRTDVRLQIRYRF, encoded by the coding sequence ATGAAGCGTTTTTGGCTTGTTTTTCTGGTTTTAGCCCTAAAACAGCTGTCTTCCTGGGCGCAGGAAGTGCCGCGGCCGGCAGTAGATGTGGAACTGTTGGTGCAGGAGCTTTTTGCCGAGCAGACAGATGAAAACGCAGTGGCTTATGAAGACTTGTATGAAACGCTGCTGCAGTACTACCGCCAACCCTTAGACTTAAACATGGCCACCCGCGAAGAACTGCGCGGGCTTTGGCTGCTTTCTGAAGCCCAGATTAGCGCCCTGCTCCAGCACATAGCAGACAATGGTCGGCTCTTGACCCTGTATGAACTGCAGGCCGTGCCTACGTTTGACATGATCACCATCAGGCGGTTGCTGCCGTTTGTGACGGTGCAGTCCTTGGGGCAGGTGGGGCAAAAGACGTGGGCAGAACGGTTGCGGCAGGCCGAGAACCATTCATTGCTGCTACGGTATGACCGCACGGTGCAGGAGCGCAAAGGTTACACTCCGCCGGAGGGTCGCTCTCTAACGCGCTACATGGGCTCACCGGACAAGTATTTGCTGAGATATCGGCTAAGCCAGCCCAAGGACTTTAGCTTCGGGATTACCGCTGAGAAGGACGCCGGCGAGCAGTTTACCTGGCGCTCGGGCCAACGGCAGTATGGCTTTGACTTCTACTCCTTCCACGCGCAGTTGTATGACAGAGGCTCTTTTAAAACCATTGCCGTGGGGGACTATCAGCTGCAGTTTGGTCAGGGATTACTGCTTTCCAGCGGACTGGGCGTGGGCAAGGGTTCAGAAACCATCACTACCGTGCGCCGAAGCCAACTGGGTATCCGGCCTCATACCTCTGCCATGGAAACCAATTTCTTCAGGGGCATGGGCGCCACCCACCGCTGGCGAAGAGTACATACCACTTTGTTCTATTCCAACCGAAAAGTGGATGCCACCGTCAATGAGGAAGTTGAGCAAGAAGCAGAAGGATTGTCTGAAGTAGGGTTGGCGGGTAGCATCCAGACCTCGGGCCTGCACCGCACGCCCACCGAACTAGAAAATAGACAGCGCGCCCGGGAGCAGGTGGCCGGCGGAGATGTAACTTACCGCAATCCCACACAGACCTTGGGCATTGGCCTTACAGCTCTGGTGACGCATTACAACATCAACTTACAAAAACGCCCGGAGCCTTACAATCAATACACTTTCTCTGGTCGGCAGAATACGGGAGTGGGCGTTCATTACAGCTACCTGTGGCAGAATTTCAACTTCTTCGGGGAGACGGCCAGGTCTGACAATGGCGGCGTGGGTACGGTCAACGGTCTGCTGGCCAGCCTGTCTGAACGGGTGGAGATGGCCTTTGTCTATCGCTACTACGCCAGAGACTTCCAGAGTCTGTATGGGAACGCATTCGGGGAAAGCAGCCGCAACCAGAACGAGGCCGGTTTTTACACGGGCCTTAAGCTGAAACTCAGTACCCGCTGGCAGCTCACGGCCTTCTATGACAGGTTCAGTTTTCCCTGGCTCCGGTACCGCGTAGACGCTCCCTCAGATGGCCAAGAGTATCTGCTGCGCCTGCAATTTGTGCCTTCCAAAACCACCTTGCTCTACGTTCAGTTTCAGGAGGAGCGCAAGGCCCGCAATGAGACCGTAGAAGGGGAGGCCCTGGCCCTGGTGAGCGAGACCCGTGCCCAACGGATGCTGATGTTGCTGGACGTAAGCCCGCTGCCCTCGCTCCGGTTAAGGTCCCGTCTGCAGATGAGCCAATTTGAGCAATCGGGCAAGGTGGAGAAAGGCTACCTCATGGCCCAAGACGCCACCTGGGAACGAAACAAAACCCGTCTCAGCGCCCGCTACTCCCTCTTTGACACAGACGGTTACGATGCCCGCCAATACGCCCCAGAGCAGGATGTTCTCTTTGCGTTCTCCATCCCTGTGTTCACCGGCCAGGGTACGCATGTCTATTTTTTAGCTCAGCAGCAACTTTCCCGGCAGCTAGACATGTGGTTTAAACTCAGCCACACCCATTACAGAAATCAGGACACCGTCAGTTCAGGACTGGAAGAAATCCAAGGCCCCAGAAGAACGGACGTGCGGTTGCAAATTAGGTATCGTTTTTAG
- a CDS encoding PorV/PorQ family protein: MMHTLRLVLLLFILLFGGIAHAQLYNAPAGARSMGLGGASVTLTDVWALSNNPAGTAALKQPTLGGFAINRFGLQELTTVGLLAVLPTARWGTLGLDLQRFGGELYNEQRLGLGIAHQLGQVRLGLKADVLQVRVKEWGSRKAIALSLGGQSEVIPGLTFGAHIYNLNQAKLAEFEDERLPTVMKMGIGYQAATKVLLLLEAEKELEHPAAVKAGVEYQVLPALAFRTGFHSGTRSGTAGVGVTFQKFQVAYALGAQSRLGLTNSLSLTYQWERQP; encoded by the coding sequence ATGATGCATACTCTACGCTTAGTCCTGCTTCTCTTCATCCTTCTATTTGGAGGGATCGCTCATGCTCAGTTATACAATGCGCCCGCTGGGGCCAGAAGCATGGGCTTGGGCGGCGCCTCGGTGACCTTGACAGACGTATGGGCTCTTTCCAATAACCCGGCGGGAACGGCTGCACTAAAACAACCCACATTAGGAGGCTTTGCCATCAACCGGTTTGGCCTGCAGGAACTCACCACCGTAGGGCTGTTGGCCGTGCTCCCGACTGCCAGGTGGGGGACGCTGGGATTGGACTTGCAGCGGTTTGGAGGCGAGTTGTACAATGAGCAACGCCTGGGTTTGGGTATTGCACATCAGTTGGGGCAGGTACGATTAGGGTTGAAGGCAGACGTGTTGCAGGTGCGGGTCAAAGAATGGGGCAGCCGAAAAGCCATCGCCCTGAGCCTGGGCGGTCAATCAGAAGTCATACCGGGGCTTACGTTTGGGGCGCACATCTACAACCTGAACCAAGCCAAACTGGCTGAGTTTGAAGACGAGCGCTTGCCCACGGTCATGAAGATGGGCATAGGCTACCAGGCGGCAACCAAAGTATTGCTGCTTTTAGAGGCTGAAAAAGAACTGGAGCACCCGGCCGCCGTGAAAGCTGGGGTGGAATACCAGGTCCTGCCAGCCCTGGCCTTTAGAACCGGCTTTCATTCGGGTACCCGCTCTGGTACGGCAGGGGTGGGGGTCACCTTCCAAAAGTTTCAGGTGGCCTATGCCTTGGGCGCGCAGAGCAGGCTGGGCTTGACCAATTCCTTGTCCTTGACCTATCAATGGGAGCGGCAGCCATGA
- a CDS encoding S46 family peptidase, producing the protein MLKKIYAFVLAISLGASFSAKADEGMWLPLLVKRLNMVDMQKQGLQLTAEEIYNVNNASLKDAIVQFGGFCTGEFISKEGLLLTNHHCGYDAIASNSTPENNLLRDGFWAKTRQEERKNEGLFVDILVRMEDVSSQVLQGITAQTSEQERTKLVAERTKSLADAAKNNGQYVAYVRDFYNGNEFYMFVYERFSDVRLVGTPPESIGKFGGDTDNWMWPRHTGDFSMFRVYMSPDGKPATYSDKNVPYKPKHHLPISMSGVKEGDFSMVFGFPGRTTRFMAGSGLSMAVDQSNPARIKLRERRLAIMKEAMDASQANRLKLASNYASISNYYKYYIGQNEGIKRMKTLNKKATEEKAFQTWADADATRKGLYGSALSDINASYAGQREYNLSAVYRSEAALAPQLMMHAYQYTPVYNMLKDNKADKAQRDQMLAAVKEMNEEFYKSYLASTDQKMFAELMQMYYNDVPKAQHGDIFKDLTGKYKGDFKKWAADIYGNSILSTEAKANAFLANPTAKALENDPAFKFVRAVNQNYQTNILPKLTEYNASLAKANRLYVAGLREMNPNKVYYPDANSTLRLSYGTVKGYEPRDGVEYKYYTTLDGLAAKEDPTNEEFIVPAKLMELAAKKDYGKYADNGEMRVAFITNNDITGGNSGSPVINGRGELMGLAFDGNWEAMTGDLVFDPEYKRCINVDIKYVLFIMDKLGNASHLINEMTLVNNGNPNTQFNPSLNDVKMDGKTEIETPTEEIKIKKKGKETKIKRETKKQKN; encoded by the coding sequence ATGCTTAAAAAGATATATGCATTTGTGTTAGCCATCAGTTTGGGCGCTTCTTTCTCTGCCAAGGCAGATGAAGGCATGTGGCTCCCTTTGTTGGTGAAACGCCTGAACATGGTGGACATGCAGAAACAAGGCCTGCAACTCACCGCCGAGGAAATCTACAACGTCAACAATGCCAGCTTGAAGGACGCCATCGTGCAGTTCGGGGGCTTTTGTACCGGTGAGTTCATCTCTAAAGAAGGTTTGCTCTTGACCAACCACCACTGCGGGTATGATGCCATTGCGTCTAACTCAACTCCAGAAAATAACCTGTTGCGTGATGGCTTCTGGGCCAAAACCCGCCAGGAAGAAAGAAAGAACGAAGGTCTGTTTGTAGACATTCTGGTGCGCATGGAAGACGTGTCTAGTCAGGTGTTGCAGGGCATCACGGCCCAGACCTCTGAGCAGGAGCGTACTAAATTGGTAGCTGAGCGCACCAAGTCTCTGGCAGATGCCGCCAAGAACAACGGCCAGTACGTGGCCTATGTGCGTGATTTCTACAATGGCAACGAGTTCTACATGTTTGTCTATGAGCGTTTCTCAGACGTGCGTCTGGTAGGCACGCCGCCAGAAAGCATTGGTAAATTTGGGGGTGACACTGATAACTGGATGTGGCCGCGCCATACCGGTGACTTCTCTATGTTTAGAGTGTACATGAGCCCAGACGGAAAGCCGGCTACGTACTCAGACAAAAACGTGCCTTACAAGCCTAAGCACCACCTGCCTATCTCTATGAGCGGCGTGAAAGAAGGCGATTTTTCTATGGTGTTCGGGTTCCCGGGCCGTACCACGCGTTTCATGGCCGGTTCTGGCCTGAGCATGGCGGTAGATCAGTCCAACCCAGCCCGTATCAAATTGCGCGAACGTCGTTTGGCCATCATGAAAGAAGCCATGGACGCCTCGCAGGCCAACCGCCTGAAACTGGCTTCCAACTACGCCAGCATCAGCAACTACTACAAGTACTACATCGGGCAGAACGAGGGCATCAAGCGCATGAAGACGCTGAACAAGAAAGCTACTGAAGAGAAAGCCTTCCAAACCTGGGCCGATGCCGATGCCACCCGCAAAGGATTGTACGGCAGCGCGCTTTCTGACATCAATGCCTCGTATGCTGGTCAGCGCGAGTACAACTTATCAGCGGTATACCGCTCAGAGGCTGCTCTGGCGCCTCAGTTGATGATGCACGCCTACCAGTACACGCCGGTCTACAACATGCTTAAAGACAACAAGGCAGACAAAGCCCAGCGCGATCAGATGTTGGCCGCCGTGAAGGAGATGAACGAAGAGTTCTACAAGAGCTATCTGGCTTCTACAGACCAAAAGATGTTTGCCGAGTTAATGCAGATGTACTACAATGACGTGCCCAAAGCACAGCATGGTGACATTTTCAAAGACCTGACTGGCAAGTACAAAGGAGACTTTAAGAAGTGGGCGGCAGACATCTACGGCAACTCTATCTTAAGCACTGAAGCGAAAGCCAACGCATTCCTGGCCAACCCAACGGCCAAGGCCTTGGAGAATGACCCGGCGTTCAAATTTGTGCGTGCCGTGAATCAGAACTACCAAACCAACATTCTGCCTAAACTAACCGAGTACAATGCGTCTCTGGCCAAGGCCAACCGTCTGTACGTGGCGGGTTTGCGTGAGATGAACCCTAACAAAGTGTACTACCCAGACGCAAACTCAACGCTTCGTCTAAGCTACGGTACCGTGAAAGGCTATGAGCCGCGTGACGGCGTGGAGTACAAGTATTACACCACGCTTGATGGTTTGGCCGCTAAAGAAGATCCCACCAACGAGGAGTTCATTGTACCTGCCAAATTGATGGAACTGGCCGCTAAGAAAGACTATGGCAAATACGCAGACAACGGCGAAATGCGTGTGGCATTCATCACCAACAATGACATCACGGGCGGTAACTCTGGTTCGCCGGTGATCAACGGCCGTGGTGAGCTGATGGGTCTGGCCTTTGACGGAAACTGGGAAGCCATGACCGGTGACCTGGTGTTTGACCCAGAGTACAAGCGCTGCATCAACGTAGACATCAAGTACGTGCTCTTTATCATGGACAAACTGGGCAACGCCAGTCACTTGATCAATGAGATGACCCTGGTGAACAATGGCAATCCCAACACCCAGTTCAACCCGTCCTTGAATGACGTGAAAATGGACGGCAAGACCGAGATTGAAACGCCTACCGAAGAGATCAAAATCAAGAAGAAAGGCAAAGAAACCAAGATCAAACGCGAAACTAAGAAGCAGAAGAACTAA